In a genomic window of Phragmites australis chromosome 14, lpPhrAust1.1, whole genome shotgun sequence:
- the LOC133891490 gene encoding uncharacterized protein LOC133891490, with protein MRSSSHCESNCAPPLCYLPCLPKSKDDAGSDPVSESPSPAAVTEDKPPLVQKIEAAAAATAGDDEEGCCKEVAVAPKSSLKKANCVDNKNVVKGNVKWMDLLGKDLTHVKEFEPSESGDSDDEDGNVCTCVIQ; from the exons ATGAGGAGTTCTTCCCACTGTGAGAGCAACTGCGCTCCCCCCTTGTGCTACCTCCCCTGCCTCCCCAAATCCAAAGATGATGCAGGCAGCGATCCGGTGTCCGAGTCTCCAAGCCCGGCCGCTGTCACCGAGGACAAGCCGCCTCTGGTCCAGAAGATTgaggcggctgcggcggcgacggccggcGATGATGAGGAGGGTTGTTGtaaggaggtggcggtggctcCGAAGAGTAGCCTGAAGAAGGCTAACTGTGTGGACAACAAGAATGTGGTGAAAGGCAATGTGAAGTGGATGGATTTGCTGGGGAAGGATCTCACACATGTCAAAGAATTCGAGCCGAG CGAATCTGGAGACTCGGACGACGAAGACGGCAATGTCTGCACCTGTGTCATCCAATGA
- the LOC133890584 gene encoding casein kinase 1-like protein HD16 → MPELRSSTRQARLKSKKLDDLQPAEPAAKPVLTAPQRAGRCAPTRAVRGRKGTAGRKVPPAPKPRRKGVEIVDLEADPACEDPHKAVAEQAVVGAAKDLALNKVAGFGVNKGPRMDGESAEKIVGVEDETTTAPIPERVQVGNSPEYITDRKLGKGGFGQVYVGRRVSGGTARTGPDAYEVALKLEHRNSKGCNYGPPYEWQVYHTLNGCYGIPSVHYKGRQGDYYILVMDMLGPSLWDVWNSLGQTMPAHMAACIAVEAISILEKLHSKGFVHGDVKPENFLLGQPGSPDDKKLYLIDLGLASKWRESSGQHVDYDQRPDIFRGTIRYASAHAHLGRTGSRRDDLESLAYTLIFLIRGRLPWQGYQGDTKSFLVCKKKMATSPEMLCCFCPAPFKQFLEIVTNMKFDEEPNYAKLISLFDGLIETPASRPIRIDGALKVGQKRGRLLVNLEEDEQPKKKVRLGSPAAQWISVYNARRPMKQRYHYNVADSRLNQHIEKGNEDGLYISCVASSANLWALIMDAGTGFCSQVYELSPVFLHKDWIMEQWEKSYYITAIAGATNGSSLVVMSKGTPYTQQSYKVSESFPYKWINKKWKEGFHVTSMATAGNRWGVVMSRNSGYSSQVVELDFLYPSEGIHRRWETGYRITSTAATNDQAALILSIPKRKPMDETQETLRTSAFPSGHVKEKWAKNLYIASICFGRTVC, encoded by the exons ATGCCAGAGCTGCGAAGCAGTACTCGGCAAGCACGCCTGAAGTCCAAGAAGCTCGACGACCTACAGCCAGCAGAGCCGGCTGCAAAACCGGTGTTGACTGCTCCGCAGAGAGCAGGAAGGTGCGCTCCTACTCGTGCTGTCAGGGGCAGAAAGGGCACTGCTGGGAGAAAAGTACCACCAGCGCCGAAGCCTAGAAGAAAGGGGGTTGAGATTGTTGACTTAGAAGCTGATCCGGCTTGCGAAGATCCCCATAAAGCTGTAGCTGAACAGGCAGTTGTTGGTGCAGCCAAGGACCTTGCTTTGAACAAGGTAGCAGGGTTTGGTGTGAATAAAGGTCCGAGAATGGATGGTGAAAGTGCAGAGAAGATTGTTGGGGTCGAAGATGAAACAACAACTGCACCTATCCCCGAGAGG GTTCAAGTAGGTAATTCTCCAGAGTACATAACTGACAGGAAATTAGGTAAAGGTGGTTTTGGTCAGGTCTATGTTGGTCGAAGGGTATCTGGTGGAACCGCCCGGACTGGCCCCGATGCCTATGAG GTCGCATTGAAACTTGAGCATCGGAACAGTAAAGGATGCAATTATGGCCCCCCATATGAGTGGCAAGTTTACCA CACTCTCAATGGTTGCTATGGCATACCATCGGTCCACTACAAGGGTCGTCAGGGCGACTACTACATTCTT GTAATGGATATGCTTGGTCCCAGCCTTTGGGATGTGTGGAATTCACTGGGGCAGAC GATGCCTGCACATATGGCTGCTTGCATTGCTGTAGAGGCCATATCGATTCTTGAGAAGCTCCATTCTAAAGG GTTTGTGCATGGTGATGTGAAACCAGAGAATTTTCTGCTTGGTCAACCTGGATCACCTGACGATAAGAAGCTTTATCTTATAGATCTTGGTTTAG CATCTAAGTGGAGGGAGTCATCTGGTCAACATGTTGATTATGATCAAAGGCCTGATATCTTTAG GGGAACAATTAGATATGCAAGTGCCCATGCCCATTTAGGGCGCACAGGTAGTAGGAGGGATGACTTAGAATCACTGGCATATACCCTTATTTTCCTAATAAGAGGAAGATTGCCTTGGCAAGGCTACCAG GGAGACACCAAGAGTTTCCTTGTTTGCAAGAAGAAAATGGCTACTTCTCCAGAGATGCTCTGTTGTTTCTGTCCAGCTCCATTCAAACAGTTTCTTGAGATTGTCACAAATATGAAATTTGATGAGGAGCCGAATTACGCCAAACTTATTTCTCTTTTTGATGGTTTGATTGAAACACCTGCCTCAAGACCCATCAGAATTGATGGGGCTCTTAAG GTTGGGCAGAAGCGCGGAAGATTGCTTGTAAATCTGGAAGAAGACGAGCAACCTAAAAAGAAAGTTAGATTAGGGAGCCCAGCAGCTCAATGGATTTCAGTTTACAATGCCAGGCGGCCCATGAAGCAGAG GTACCATTACAACGTGGCTGACTCAAGGCTCAATCAACATATAGAAAAGGGTAATGAGGATGGGCTGTACATTAGTTGTGTGGCTTCCTCAGCAAATCTTTGGGCTCTCATTATGGACGCAGGAACTGGTTTCTGTTCTCAAGTTTATGAGCTCTCACCAGTTTTTTTGCACAAG GACTGGATAATGGAGCAGTGGGAGAAAAGTTATTACATAACGGCAATTGCTGGTGCAACCAATGGAAGTTCATTGGTTGTGATGTCCAAAG GAACTCCATACACTCAACAATCATACAAGGTTAGTGAATCATTCCCATACAAGTGGATCAATAAAAAGTGGAAAGAAGGGTTTCATGTAACATCTATGGCCACTGCTGGAAATCGCTGGGGAGTAGTCATGTCAAGGAACTCGGGATATTCTTCTCAG GTTGTAGAGTTGGATTTCCTGTACCCAAGTGAAGGCATCCACAGGCGATGGGAGACCGGTTACAGAATAACTTCTACAGCGGCCACCAATGACCAAGCCGCTCTCATCTTGAGCATACCGAAACGGAAGCCGATGGACGAGACGCAGGAAACCCTCCGGACCTCTGCCTTCCCCAGCGGCCATGTGAAG GAGAAATGGGCGAAGAATCTATACATAGCTTCCATCTGCTTTGGGCGGACTGTCTGCTGA